Proteins from one Entomospira culicis genomic window:
- a CDS encoding LPS-assembly protein LptD, with protein MRRKKWGQWIHLGLMLLMGVSLFGQTAEDAIVEDEASDPQAVVADEGEPRRRRVTIEQAREFFAGKIGELAQEVLELRGGVVITIEENGVSHTIRADLVRINKSGGLIFASGNVQYEVAGVGITQRFEAEQLLFESDNLTGLVTGVWSSYDGSDISLFDEMQFFYKSSAITKSASGSVTIEDFQVATSQLDDPYWSLRAQAVWVLADNSWVVKNPLLYMGRVPILYFPYYYHNDQILFFNPVFGYSNIHGTVINTTTHLWGKPPEAANLGIFSFNLTGEEEKHKRAGYLSLMVDYYGRDGVMTGLWGGFDWANIEYKVGVAFTRTTFNDLTVAGPDGKTLREHGYFFGRRVPFRYGAQLQGEVSNLRFRFDLFSDPRFRTDFFMYRRVGADLFGFIALGSQPWDLVPQANAVSETYLRYSRRFAIGLTGLDEINILYANSELILEPRSNAEAPSVYAASSHFYALRTLNAFNTGVSVRGEVPILSKNMEKSNIWQTEDEEEMSEEEITEEGDEESIDEVTEEDEGEEAESSANESKVDWKSYRWDFYYNARVEERLFARRIDNRSSIPLVDWKAPLTWQNLFSNRSEVGFKFDWARKVMLTSAFTQDATHQTFAFTDAISDAQQVQMERLTQVRLGSLWQVNSRPFESDTYWGKSNVSYQAQLDFFENVYNVDQGQRTNRWHASFRNHRLNGLLQYDTGLYWAYASVQGQHIYRTVNQRNELTGEIKAGVGVDWYDWRTESYFYFNELDLQDNQRYGWGLKSQYEPWKYVGLYADVRVDFRKGMEYLESAIRLFGLKVGFIWQERELLTWDQSSYIWQMNLDEQGRAAIAFQPSYFYAKLDQPLLGSNNYGWMERNFTSWDLSVVGELRLDLVEYTETTFEIGLRLDWRIAEQFTLSLSTLSYNMAMYTYFNFMRETLGITTKPSFWRDLGNSFAFSNTDLRRLSPFKIGVVQVGFAWQLPDWTITMKYRGNPGQLYSNTGVWMAGWQQQLELVIKWRPIPAIAHGSRLDDQGRWSNFPPD; from the coding sequence ATGAGGCGTAAGAAGTGGGGGCAGTGGATACATCTTGGCTTGATGCTCTTGATGGGTGTGAGTCTCTTTGGGCAGACAGCAGAAGATGCGATTGTCGAGGATGAGGCTTCTGATCCGCAGGCGGTGGTTGCAGATGAGGGCGAGCCGAGACGGCGTCGGGTAACCATTGAGCAAGCGCGAGAATTTTTTGCAGGCAAAATTGGCGAGTTGGCGCAGGAGGTTCTTGAGCTTCGCGGTGGCGTGGTCATCACGATTGAAGAGAATGGGGTGAGCCATACGATTCGTGCGGATCTGGTACGTATCAACAAAAGTGGTGGGCTCATTTTTGCATCGGGTAATGTGCAGTATGAGGTCGCAGGTGTGGGTATTACGCAGCGCTTTGAGGCGGAGCAGTTGCTCTTTGAGAGCGATAATTTGACCGGTTTAGTAACGGGTGTTTGGAGTAGTTATGATGGCAGTGATATTAGTCTGTTTGATGAGATGCAGTTCTTCTATAAATCTTCCGCCATCACCAAGAGCGCTAGTGGTAGTGTAACCATTGAGGATTTTCAGGTAGCTACGTCGCAATTAGACGATCCGTATTGGAGTTTGCGCGCACAGGCGGTCTGGGTCTTGGCGGATAATAGCTGGGTGGTGAAGAATCCGCTATTGTATATGGGGCGCGTGCCGATTCTCTACTTTCCGTACTATTATCACAACGATCAAATTCTCTTTTTTAACCCTGTCTTTGGCTACTCAAATATCCATGGTACGGTGATTAATACCACGACGCATCTGTGGGGAAAACCGCCAGAGGCTGCGAATTTGGGGATTTTCAGCTTTAACCTTACGGGAGAGGAGGAGAAGCACAAGCGTGCTGGCTACCTTTCGTTGATGGTGGATTATTATGGCCGTGATGGCGTGATGACGGGCTTGTGGGGTGGTTTTGACTGGGCAAATATTGAGTATAAAGTGGGCGTGGCTTTTACGCGTACGACATTTAATGATTTGACCGTGGCCGGCCCTGATGGGAAGACGTTGCGAGAGCATGGCTACTTTTTTGGGCGACGCGTGCCTTTTCGCTATGGTGCGCAGTTACAAGGCGAGGTGAGTAACCTGCGGTTTCGTTTCGATCTCTTTAGTGATCCGCGCTTTCGTACGGATTTTTTTATGTACCGTCGGGTGGGTGCGGATCTCTTTGGCTTTATCGCGCTCGGCTCTCAACCTTGGGATCTGGTGCCTCAAGCCAATGCGGTGAGTGAGACTTATTTACGTTATAGTCGTCGTTTTGCCATTGGTTTGACGGGCTTAGATGAGATCAATATTTTATATGCGAACAGTGAGTTGATTTTAGAACCTCGTTCCAATGCCGAAGCGCCCTCGGTATATGCGGCCTCGAGCCACTTTTACGCGTTGCGTACGCTTAATGCATTTAACACTGGTGTGAGTGTGCGCGGAGAAGTGCCGATTCTCTCCAAAAACATGGAGAAGAGCAATATATGGCAGACGGAAGACGAGGAGGAGATGAGTGAAGAAGAGATCACGGAGGAGGGTGATGAGGAGAGTATTGATGAGGTAACCGAAGAGGATGAGGGTGAAGAGGCAGAGTCTTCAGCCAATGAGTCGAAGGTAGATTGGAAGAGTTATCGTTGGGATTTTTATTATAATGCGCGCGTAGAGGAGCGTCTCTTTGCGAGGCGTATTGATAATCGGTCGTCGATTCCGTTGGTCGACTGGAAAGCGCCGTTGACTTGGCAAAATCTCTTTTCCAATCGCAGTGAGGTGGGCTTTAAGTTTGATTGGGCAAGAAAGGTGATGCTTACTAGCGCCTTTACGCAAGATGCTACGCATCAGACCTTTGCCTTCACGGATGCGATAAGTGATGCCCAACAAGTACAGATGGAGCGTCTTACGCAGGTGCGACTGGGTAGCTTATGGCAGGTAAATTCGCGCCCGTTTGAGAGCGATACGTATTGGGGCAAGAGCAATGTTAGTTATCAGGCGCAGTTAGACTTTTTTGAGAATGTCTACAATGTGGATCAGGGACAACGGACGAATCGTTGGCATGCCTCGTTTCGTAACCATCGCCTTAATGGTCTTCTGCAGTACGATACGGGACTTTATTGGGCGTATGCGAGCGTGCAGGGGCAACATATCTATCGCACAGTGAACCAACGCAATGAGTTGACCGGTGAGATTAAGGCAGGTGTTGGGGTCGACTGGTACGACTGGCGCACCGAGAGCTATTTTTATTTTAATGAGTTGGATTTGCAGGATAATCAGCGCTATGGTTGGGGTCTCAAGAGCCAGTATGAACCGTGGAAGTATGTGGGATTGTATGCCGATGTGCGGGTTGATTTTCGTAAAGGAATGGAGTATCTGGAGAGCGCGATTCGTCTTTTTGGTTTAAAGGTAGGGTTCATTTGGCAGGAGCGCGAACTCTTAACGTGGGATCAATCTAGCTATATTTGGCAGATGAATTTGGATGAGCAGGGACGGGCAGCGATTGCGTTTCAGCCGTCATATTTTTATGCCAAGCTCGATCAACCTTTGTTGGGCTCTAATAACTATGGCTGGATGGAGCGTAATTTTACCTCGTGGGATCTCTCGGTGGTGGGGGAGTTGCGTTTAGACTTGGTAGAGTATACCGAGACCACCTTTGAGATTGGCCTGCGTTTAGATTGGCGCATCGCGGAACAGTTCACGCTTAGTTTATCGACGCTCTCCTACAATATGGCGATGTATACCTACTTCAATTTTATGCGCGAGACGTTGGGCATCACCACGAAGCCGTCGTTTTGGCGAGATTTAGGCAACTCCTTTGCGTTTAGTAATACCGATCTGCGTCGACTATCGCCCTTTAAAATTGGCGTGGTGCAGGTGGGGTTCGCTTGGCAACTTCCCGATTGGACGATCACCATGAAGTACCGAGGTAATCCAGGGCAACTATATAGTAATACAGGAGTGTGGATGGCAGGCTGGCAACAACAGCTGGAGCTTGTCATTAAGTGGCGTCCGATTCCAGCAATTGCTCACGGTAGCCGGCTTGATGATCAAGGACGTTGGTCTAACTTTCCGCCGGACTAA
- a CDS encoding HAD family hydrolase: MAINTLIFDFDGTLVDSEMAHTLATHAFLQSLSVGAPAGNFVGKGLLDFLQALKATHPSLPHTIEELVERFEDAFMKIAPNHVHPYPKTIALAKQAKERGYTIAIASGSHLTLLKKVSKLFGIDTIFGDAYYSSEDDPAGKPSPDLFLRVAKILQVSPDKALVLEDSYPGYMAAQNANMPVLMLPDPRFSSQHTFDNADLLFDTPHNLDIDTVFTYCETH, encoded by the coding sequence ATGGCAATTAACACCCTTATTTTTGATTTTGATGGCACACTCGTCGACTCCGAGATGGCGCACACCTTAGCCACCCACGCCTTTCTTCAAAGCCTAAGCGTGGGCGCTCCTGCTGGAAATTTTGTCGGGAAAGGTCTGCTCGACTTCTTGCAAGCCCTCAAAGCCACCCATCCATCATTACCCCACACCATCGAAGAACTGGTCGAACGCTTTGAAGATGCCTTCATGAAGATTGCACCCAATCACGTCCATCCCTATCCAAAAACCATCGCACTTGCCAAACAAGCCAAGGAAAGAGGCTATACCATCGCCATTGCCAGTGGCTCGCACCTCACATTACTAAAAAAAGTCTCCAAGCTCTTTGGTATCGATACCATTTTTGGCGATGCCTACTACTCCTCTGAGGACGACCCCGCCGGAAAACCTTCCCCCGATCTCTTCCTACGCGTAGCCAAAATTCTACAAGTATCCCCAGACAAAGCCCTCGTACTAGAAGATAGCTACCCCGGTTATATGGCCGCACAAAACGCCAACATGCCCGTGCTCATGCTCCCCGACCCACGCTTTAGTAGTCAGCATACCTTCGACAACGCCGACCTTCTCTTTGATACGCCTCATAACCTCGATATCGATACGGTCTTTACCTACTGTGAAACACATTAA
- a CDS encoding RsmB/NOP family class I SAM-dependent RNA methyltransferase, with amino-acid sequence MPDLIEAFERGFGKADLLFKRRIRRYHLTKEARFLVMDYFYHYLRYRILLQQASRSIGMDILTLIVMHYEDSVDDVYRSWWQSLEKREQQRLLLSVDDWGFRQIEAVYSERLDALIDYVQGRAPTTLLVLLRRNASDVVREHLIERGVQVDPLLMSSALWVRGRIRDEADIFFDVQDHSSQLMALFVSQQTSKILDYCAGYGGKGIAMATIWPHIELTASDIRQELKATVVERAKRAGIKFRWKSQKELAKSLYPLVVVDAPCSGSGVWRRNPEDRYRFGQSQVKTLSDKQLDILLQAGKLVESGGELLYITCSLYPIENEDVIERFLAKTSQFSIVPAERRLRENCQILGINHEAIEHLLIPESYPYLRIAPQVNGGDLFFACLLKKS; translated from the coding sequence GATTATTTTTACCATTATCTACGCTATCGTATCTTACTGCAACAAGCTAGTCGAAGTATTGGTATGGATATTCTTACATTAATTGTTATGCACTATGAAGATAGCGTGGATGATGTTTATCGTTCTTGGTGGCAATCGTTAGAGAAACGCGAGCAACAACGCTTGCTTCTCTCGGTGGATGATTGGGGTTTTCGTCAGATTGAGGCAGTGTATAGTGAGCGTTTGGATGCATTGATTGATTATGTGCAGGGGCGCGCGCCGACGACGCTGTTGGTGCTTTTACGACGGAATGCGAGCGATGTCGTGAGAGAGCATTTAATAGAGCGTGGGGTGCAAGTTGATCCTTTGTTGATGTCAAGTGCGCTCTGGGTGCGCGGTAGAATCCGTGATGAGGCGGATATCTTTTTTGACGTGCAAGATCACTCTTCGCAATTGATGGCGCTTTTCGTTTCGCAACAAACCTCTAAAATTTTAGACTACTGTGCAGGCTACGGCGGAAAAGGTATTGCGATGGCAACGATCTGGCCGCATATTGAACTCACTGCGAGTGATATTCGCCAAGAGCTTAAAGCGACCGTGGTTGAGCGTGCCAAGCGCGCTGGCATTAAGTTTCGCTGGAAGAGTCAAAAAGAGCTTGCGAAGAGTCTCTATCCGCTGGTAGTCGTTGACGCACCTTGCTCGGGCAGTGGCGTATGGCGACGCAACCCTGAAGATCGCTATCGTTTTGGGCAATCCCAAGTGAAAACCTTGAGCGATAAGCAACTCGATATTCTTTTGCAAGCGGGTAAATTGGTCGAGAGCGGAGGGGAGCTTCTCTATATTACTTGTAGCCTCTATCCTATCGAGAATGAGGATGTGATTGAACGCTTTTTAGCCAAAACTAGTCAATTTTCTATTGTTCCTGCAGAAAGACGATTAAGAGAAAATTGCCAAATCCTTGGTATCAATCATGAGGCTATCGAGCATCTTCTCATACCAGAAAGTTACCCGTATCTACGTATTGCTCCTCAAGTTAATGGCGGCGACCTCTTCTTTGCCTGCTTGCTCAAAAAGAGCTAA
- a CDS encoding AI-2E family transporter, with protein MLSPSGKMPKSGSISLIVLAVLAVAYTLHFLSSVFIPIIVALLFAAFLEPIVRKMVAIKIPRILAIILAVSISLLIIALLLLIVIASLSEFFSYIANLTPRATIMINDLLESDFLTNTLAHFNIDQEAVRQTFSISALLNRFISELSTTILNFTNSGLTFFSSVFMITLFSVFFLMESHDFSSVVLHVMGSQSAKNFSDLGEEISVQIGRYLYVKTLVSIMTGVAIFIVASITGLKFAMMWGLLGFLLNYIPVIGSAVVVIGIILASILQFYSMPVPLFTNLIAMPLIQVIFGNIIDPRMQGKSLDISPSLVLISLSIWGAIWGIPGMFLSIPATVLIKIILHKFDSTRNLAKLMGLKRQEIIIETKEEPKHGN; from the coding sequence ATGCTATCACCTTCGGGTAAAATGCCCAAATCAGGATCGATCTCGTTAATTGTACTGGCAGTATTGGCCGTTGCCTACACCTTGCACTTTCTCTCTTCTGTCTTTATTCCGATTATTGTAGCGCTACTCTTTGCCGCCTTCTTAGAGCCAATCGTGCGCAAGATGGTTGCCATCAAAATTCCTCGCATCCTTGCTATCATTTTGGCAGTAAGCATTTCTTTACTTATTATAGCCCTATTACTCCTCATTGTGATTGCCAGCCTCTCGGAGTTTTTTAGCTATATTGCTAACCTCACTCCGCGTGCTACGATCATGATTAATGACTTATTAGAATCGGACTTTTTAACCAACACCCTAGCTCACTTTAATATCGATCAAGAAGCAGTACGCCAAACATTCTCCATCTCTGCGCTACTCAATCGTTTCATTAGCGAACTCTCCACCACGATTCTCAACTTTACCAACTCTGGACTTACCTTCTTCTCCTCTGTCTTTATGATCACCCTCTTCAGTGTCTTCTTTTTGATGGAATCCCATGACTTTTCCAGTGTAGTCCTTCACGTAATGGGTAGCCAATCCGCCAAGAATTTTTCTGATCTTGGCGAGGAAATTTCCGTACAGATCGGGCGCTATCTTTACGTAAAAACACTAGTAAGTATCATGACAGGGGTTGCCATCTTCATTGTCGCATCTATTACTGGTCTCAAATTTGCCATGATGTGGGGTCTGCTTGGCTTCTTGCTCAACTATATTCCTGTCATCGGTTCGGCAGTGGTGGTTATCGGTATTATCCTCGCATCGATTTTACAATTTTATAGCATGCCCGTTCCGCTCTTTACAAATCTTATCGCCATGCCTCTTATTCAAGTCATCTTCGGTAACATCATCGACCCACGCATGCAAGGCAAATCACTCGATATCAGCCCCTCTCTGGTGCTTATTAGTCTTTCGATTTGGGGCGCAATTTGGGGCATTCCTGGCATGTTCTTGAGTATTCCCGCCACTGTTCTTATCAAAATTATTCTCCACAAATTTGATAGCACCCGTAATCTTGCCAAGCTCATGGGGCTTAAGCGTCAAGAAATTATTATAGAAACAAAAGAGGAGCCAAAGCATGGCAATTAA
- the lysS gene encoding lysine--tRNA ligase, whose amino-acid sequence MTREERTLAGHWADIWADRIVRERGEKDQYTCASGITPSGTVHIGNFREIISTQLVYQALKDLGKDARFLYSWDDYDVFRKVPKNMPKQELLAQYLRKPIDAVPDVYGKEESYARANEVYVEELLPLVGINPTYLYQSKKYRAHHYAEQMRIALQAREAIRAQLNTHRTHDLEEAWFPISIFCEACERDQTTVEAYDGEYHITYTCQSCNHHATTDIRTSSSVKLPWRIDWPMRWAYEQVDFEPAGKDHHSEGGSFDTARLTSQETYNWPAPVTFMYEFVSIKGGTGKISSSGGEVIDLSDCLEIYQPEIVRYLFAGTRTNASFAISFDLDVIKIYEDYDRCERSYYQQKPASLEDKKFKKWAKEARIYELSQLDKPEATMPYQVPFRHLTTLLQIHAGDIEATLAHLHDLPVHQRDKVKTRAICAWNWIQNCAPAEFTFTLQTTKPADWQLNSVEQAILTRLIAILPALDIDNEETFGIKLYNIAKEMEIDSALMFTTIYRALLGQEKGPRLINFLFTLGKTRLQELLRLYQ is encoded by the coding sequence ATGACACGAGAAGAACGAACCTTAGCCGGCCATTGGGCAGACATTTGGGCCGATCGTATTGTACGCGAACGTGGGGAAAAAGATCAATACACCTGCGCCTCGGGTATCACCCCCAGTGGCACTGTCCACATCGGTAACTTTAGAGAAATTATCAGCACACAGCTAGTCTACCAAGCCCTCAAAGATCTAGGCAAAGACGCCCGATTCCTCTATAGCTGGGACGACTACGACGTCTTTCGTAAAGTACCCAAAAATATGCCTAAACAGGAACTTCTCGCCCAGTATCTGCGCAAACCTATCGACGCCGTCCCCGACGTCTACGGCAAAGAAGAGAGCTACGCCCGCGCCAATGAGGTCTATGTCGAGGAGCTCCTCCCGCTTGTTGGCATCAATCCAACATACCTCTATCAATCCAAAAAGTACCGCGCCCACCACTACGCCGAGCAGATGCGTATCGCCCTGCAAGCGCGCGAGGCAATCCGCGCCCAACTCAACACCCACCGCACGCATGATTTAGAAGAGGCATGGTTTCCCATCAGCATCTTCTGCGAGGCTTGTGAGCGCGATCAGACCACCGTTGAGGCTTATGATGGCGAGTATCATATCACCTACACCTGCCAAAGTTGTAACCATCACGCCACCACCGACATCCGCACCTCCTCTTCCGTCAAACTGCCATGGCGTATCGATTGGCCGATGCGTTGGGCATACGAACAGGTCGACTTCGAGCCCGCCGGTAAAGATCACCACAGCGAAGGCGGGAGCTTCGACACCGCACGCCTAACCTCTCAAGAGACCTACAATTGGCCGGCGCCCGTAACCTTTATGTACGAATTTGTCAGCATTAAAGGAGGCACCGGCAAAATTTCCTCCTCTGGAGGCGAGGTCATCGACCTAAGCGACTGCCTAGAAATTTATCAACCCGAGATCGTCCGCTACCTCTTTGCAGGCACGCGTACCAACGCCTCTTTTGCTATCAGCTTCGATCTTGACGTTATTAAGATATACGAGGATTACGACCGCTGTGAGCGTAGCTACTATCAACAAAAACCTGCTTCCCTCGAGGACAAAAAATTCAAAAAGTGGGCGAAAGAAGCGCGCATTTACGAGCTTAGCCAGCTGGATAAACCCGAAGCCACCATGCCCTATCAAGTGCCCTTTCGCCACCTCACCACCCTCTTACAAATCCATGCAGGCGACATCGAGGCGACCCTCGCCCACCTCCACGACCTCCCCGTGCATCAGCGCGATAAGGTAAAAACCCGTGCCATCTGCGCGTGGAACTGGATTCAAAATTGCGCTCCAGCCGAATTTACCTTTACCCTACAAACAACCAAACCCGCCGACTGGCAATTAAATAGCGTCGAACAAGCCATCCTCACCCGTCTTATCGCCATTCTCCCCGCACTCGATATCGACAACGAAGAGACCTTTGGCATCAAACTCTACAACATCGCCAAAGAGATGGAAATCGATAGCGCGCTCATGTTTACCACCATTTATCGCGCCCTACTAGGACAAGAAAAAGGTCCCAGACTCATCAATTTTCTCTTCACTCTAGGAAAAACGCGGTTGCAAGAGCTCCTTCGTTTATACCAGTAA
- a CDS encoding L-serine ammonia-lyase, iron-sulfur-dependent, subunit alpha, which translates to MESLRILYKIGPGPSSSHTIGPMRASESFLSQYSKADSYAVELWGSLAATGKGHLTDYIIKKVFEDAGRSIDVEFKMDYVHPFHPNGMLFKAYQDGQEIGREQIFSIGGGNLAHEGESSTAEVSTYPYQNFAEIHQDAQEKGVELWQLAVEYEGQEILTFLRDNVWNVMKEAVHSGLAADEVLPGSLQLKRRAKKFFAKSQEQSGEVRELGELFAYGLAVSEENAAGSFIITAPTCGAAGLLPGLFYFLQKKHQFSDEEMAKALAVAGMFGIVIKKNASVSGAEAGCQAEIGSAASMAAAGATYLLKGTIAQQEYAAEIGMEHHLGLTCDPVDGLVQIPCIERNAVGARRAYDAAYYALFAEDGHRVSFDTVVATMWETGLNLRPEYRETSQGGLAKAFLRGS; encoded by the coding sequence ATGGAATCGCTTAGAATTTTATATAAGATAGGGCCTGGGCCTTCGTCTAGTCATACGATTGGCCCCATGCGCGCGAGTGAGAGCTTTTTGTCGCAGTACAGCAAGGCCGATAGTTATGCTGTGGAACTTTGGGGATCGTTGGCGGCGACAGGCAAGGGGCATCTTACGGATTATATTATCAAGAAGGTCTTTGAGGATGCGGGTCGTAGCATCGATGTCGAATTTAAGATGGACTATGTCCATCCCTTTCATCCTAACGGCATGCTCTTTAAGGCATATCAAGACGGGCAGGAGATTGGGCGCGAGCAGATCTTCTCGATTGGTGGGGGCAACCTTGCGCATGAGGGAGAGAGCAGTACGGCGGAGGTTTCGACCTATCCCTATCAAAATTTTGCCGAAATTCATCAGGATGCGCAAGAAAAAGGTGTGGAGCTTTGGCAGTTAGCGGTGGAGTATGAGGGGCAGGAGATCTTAACCTTTTTACGAGATAATGTCTGGAACGTGATGAAAGAGGCCGTGCATAGTGGGCTGGCAGCCGATGAGGTCTTACCAGGGTCGTTGCAGTTGAAGCGTCGCGCGAAGAAGTTTTTTGCCAAGAGTCAAGAGCAAAGTGGCGAGGTCAGAGAGCTTGGCGAACTCTTTGCCTATGGCCTTGCCGTGAGCGAGGAGAATGCCGCGGGTTCGTTTATTATCACTGCGCCAACGTGTGGGGCTGCGGGTTTATTACCGGGATTATTCTACTTTTTGCAGAAAAAGCATCAATTTAGCGACGAGGAGATGGCAAAAGCTCTCGCGGTGGCAGGGATGTTTGGGATTGTGATCAAGAAGAATGCCTCGGTGAGCGGGGCAGAGGCAGGGTGTCAGGCGGAGATTGGATCGGCAGCCTCGATGGCCGCTGCGGGAGCAACCTATCTTTTAAAGGGGACGATCGCACAACAGGAGTACGCCGCCGAGATTGGTATGGAGCATCACTTGGGGCTTACCTGTGATCCTGTGGATGGCTTGGTGCAGATTCCTTGTATTGAGCGCAATGCCGTGGGCGCGCGTCGTGCTTATGATGCTGCCTACTATGCGCTCTTTGCCGAAGATGGTCATCGGGTCTCTTTTGACACCGTGGTGGCAACCATGTGGGAGACTGGTCTTAACCTTCGCCCTGAATATCGCGAAACTTCGCAAGGAGGCTTGGCAAAGGCATTTTTACGCGGTTCCTAG